The DNA window ATCCATTTAAGTCATGTTTAATTCTTCATCAGACCCCTTCATGACTTCCTCAGAGAATAATGGAAACAATTgtattaacaacaacaacaaaagaaaaagaaggccAGCTGGAACCCCAGGTacaattcttcaaaattttattaattatcattagtAGTAACGTCTACGTACATTTTATCCTTTCAGACCTTATTTGTGGGGTTTCACTGAATATATTgttgttaatttaattattttttgtttttatagatCCAGATGCAGAAGTGGtatctttatcaccaaaaactTTATTAGAATCAGATAGATACATATGTGAGATCTGTAATCAAGGATTTCAAAGGGATCAAAATTTACAAATGCATAGAAGAAGGCATAAAGTACCATGGAAATTGCTAAAAAGAGAAACCCCTATTGTTAAAAAAAGAGTATTTGTTTGTCCAGAGCCAACTTGTCTACATCATGACCCTTGTCATGCTCTTGGTGATCTCGTTGGTATTAAAAAACACTTCAGGAGGAAACATAGTAATCACAAACAATGGGTATGTGAGAAATGTAACAAAGGATATGCTGTTCAATCTGATTACAAGGCACATCTCAAAACATGTGGAACTCGTGGTCATTCTTGCGATTGCGGTCGCGTATTCTCCAGGTCAGTTAAAAGATAACTATTTGCTGCAATAGATTCATGACTATATTGTTAGCTCTAATGTTTTGGTCCTATTGATGAGTACTtctatatatattagttataaCTTATAATTGAGGTATATATCGTTTGATACGTAggataagaataataatatttagaTTAAATTTAGGATTAACTTTATTTTTGGTTTAAGATATTTGCTATTGCAACACATGAAATATACTTGCTTATCACATTCCGCTTACAAAACGACCCAGCTTTgtgaaaaggaaaaacaaaagagCGCAAAATGAGGAAGTTGTGTCCTTCTAtgggtattttatttttatactatgTGTGGCTCCCAAAAACCAGGTTTATGTCATTCTTGATACTCTAGAATTCTCTATTTTGTTATACTTAGCATCTCAATCCTATTTCATTATTaacttataattaaaatataatatgtatTGGGTTTCTTCctcatgattattttattaattcaatgCTTCTATAAGGAATGTCTTCATTGACTTCTTCAGAAAATATTCTACTTATTGATTGAAAAAAGTATGAAGATCTTTGATCCTATCAAAATagtccttttttttgttttttttttgtgtaggGTGTGGGTAACCTTTTcattagttaaattaattaaatgtgtgtttatttatttattctatagTTTAGTtaacaccttttttttttttttttttatctttattgaGTTAGATAgtacacttttatttatttaattatattttcatatctGGCGATTCGATTTTGTGTAATTTAGGGTGGAGAGCTTCATAGAGCATCAAGACTTATGTAGTTTTGGAAGACTTCGATCAGAATCACAATCTTTAATACAATTACCATCAGCACCTTGCCTTTCTCGTACAGCTTCAAGTCCTAGCCCTTCAAGTGATCACACAAATAATCTCATCACTACTACTAATACAGTCCCATGGCCTAATTTTATTATGAATACTCCAAATGCCATaataaaaaaacacaatttAGAGCTCCAACTCTtgactactactactac is part of the Solanum stenotomum isolate F172 chromosome 8, ASM1918654v1, whole genome shotgun sequence genome and encodes:
- the LOC125874960 gene encoding zinc finger protein SHOOT GRAVITROPISM 5-like, with product MFNSSSDPFMTSSENNGNNCINNNNKRKRRPAGTPDPDAEVVSLSPKTLLESDRYICEICNQGFQRDQNLQMHRRRHKVPWKLLKRETPIVKKRVFVCPEPTCLHHDPCHALGDLVGIKKHFRRKHSNHKQWVCEKCNKGYAVQSDYKAHLKTCGTRGHSCDCGRVFSRVESFIEHQDLCSFGRLRSESQSLIQLPSAPCLSRTASSPSPSSDHTNNLITTTNTVPWPNFIMNTPNAIIKKHNLELQLLTTTTTTTTSPSSPFDVSVSSKSRDDHNLQLSIGSSDLSEKNESENNNNDTHRSRNGVEGLRQALAEKLYAEEVRKKGRREIELAEEELGNARRIRRQAQMELEKAQVLKEEAIRKINFTLSQITCHACKQKFQAKRITTTSIVPNSHHDQNIHLKYSTCPTSLH